In Carassius auratus strain Wakin unplaced genomic scaffold, ASM336829v1 scaf_tig00000876, whole genome shotgun sequence, the following proteins share a genomic window:
- the atp2b3b gene encoding plasma membrane calcium-transporting ATPase 3b isoform X3: MSTTATMGEMANSAVEFYPKQGGGGAEANHAGDFGVTLEELRALMELRGPEALQKIQESFGDAEGLCQRLKSSTSDGLSDNPTDLEKRRQTFGQNFIPPKKPKTFLQLVWEALQDVTLIILEIAAIISLGLSFYQPPGHESEGCGAGGVGVEDEGEAEAGWIEGAAILLSVICVVLVTAFNDWSKEKQFRGLQSRIELEQRFAVVRNGNVIQIPVAEMVVGDMAQVKYGDLLPADGVLIQANDLKIDESALTGESDHVRKSADKDPMLLSGTHVMEGSGRMLVTAVGVNSQSGIIFTLLGAGEGEEEKKEKKGKQPEAAVEANQNKAKKQDGAVAMEMQPLKSAEGGEVEEREKKKSNVPKKEKSVLQGKLTKLAVQIGKAGLVMSAITVIILVLYFVIETFVVTRRKWLPECTPIYVQYFVKFFIIGVTVLVVAVPEGLPLAVTISLAYSVKKMMKDNNLVRHLDACETMGNATAICSDKTGTLTTNRMTVVQSFINDQHFREIPDPSQISPNTLEMLVNAISINCAYTSKIMPPDVEGGLPKQVGNKTECGLLGFLLDLKSDYAPVREQIPEEKLYKVYTFNSVRKSMSTVVQMPDGSFRLYSKGASEILLKKCSSILGANGEARSFKPRDRDEMVKKVIEPMACEGLRTICIAYRDLPCDPEPDWDNEAEIVTDLTCITVVGIEDPVRPEVPEAIRKCQKAGITVRMVTGDNINTARAIAAKCGIIQPGDDFLCLEGKEFNRRIRNEKGEIEQERIDKIWPKLRVLARSSPTDKHTLVKGIIDSTVLEQRQVVAVTGDGTNDGPALKKADVGFAMGIAGTDVAKEASDIILTDDNFSSIVKAVMWGRNVYDSISKFLQFQLTVNVVAVIVAFTGACITQDSPLKAVQMLWVNLIMDTFASLALATEPPTESLLLRKPYGRNNPLISLTMMKNILGHGVYQLVIIFTLLFVGEKIFDIDCGRNAPLHSPPSEHYTIIFNTFVLMQLFNEINARKIHGERNVFDGIFRNPIFCSIVLGTFGVQIVIVQFGGKPFSCAPLNLEQWLWCLFVGVGELLWGQLIATVPTSHLKCLKEAGHGTGTDDMTEDELAEDEEEIDHAERELRRGQILWFRGLNRIQTQMEVVSTFKRSGSFQGAVRRRSSVLSQLHDVTNISTPTHVVLSTANASVAPGNAGGESVP; encoded by the exons ATGTCCACCACGGCGACCATGGGTGAGATGGCGAATAGCGCAGTGGAGTTTTACCCCAAGCAGGGTGGAGGGGGCGCAGAAGCCAATCATGCTGGAGACTTTGGGGTGACGTTGGAGGAGCTCCGGGCCCTGATGGAGCTGAGAGGACCCGAGGCTTTGCAGAAAATTCAGGAAAGCTTTGGAGATGCAGAGGGCCTATGCCAGAGACTCAAGTCTTCCACCAGTGATG gcTTGTCAGATAACCCGACAGATCTGGAGAAGCGCAGACAGACATTTGGACAAAACTTCATACCCCCGAAAAAGCCCAAGACTTTCCTTCAGCTGGTGTGGGAGGCATTACAAGACGTCACCCTCATCATCCTGGAGATTGCAGCCATCATCTCCCTCGGCCTGTCCTTCTATCAGCCACCCGGACACGAGAGCGAGG GTTGTGGAGCTGGGGGAGTAGGAGTTGAAGATGAGGGGGAGGCAGAGGCAGGATGGATCGAAGGGGCGGCAATCCTACTATCCGTCATTTGCGTGGTGCTGGTGACGGCTTTCAATGACTGGAGTAAAGAGAAACAGTTCCGGGGACTGCAGAGCCGGATCGAGCTGGAGCAGCGATTCGCTGTGGTGCGCAATGGAAACGTCATCCAGATCCCCGTCGCAGAGATGGTGGTTGGGGACATGGCCCAGGTCAAATACG GTGACCTCCTACCTGCTGATGGGGTCCTGATTCAAGCAAATGACCTGAAAATCGACGAGAGCGCTTTAACCGGCGAATCAGATCATGTGCGGAAGTCGGCCGACAAGGACCCCATGCTTCTCTCTG gtACCCATGTGATGGAGGGATCAGGCAGGATGCTGGTAACTGCAGTTGGAGTCAACTCTCAGAGTGGCATCATATTCACTCTGCTGGGAGCCGGAGAAggggaggaggagaagaaagagaaaaaag gcaAGCAGCCAGAGGCAGCTGTGGAGGCCAATCAGAATAAAG CCAAAAAGCAGGATGGAGCCGTTGCCATGGAGATGCAGCCTCTGAAGAGTGCGGAGGGTGGAGaagtggaggagagagagaagaaaaaatccAACGTGCCCAAGAAGGAGAAGTCTGTACTGCAGGGCAAACTCACTAAACTGGCTGTACAGATTGGCAAAGCAG gtCTTGTGATGTCAGCTATTACAGTTATCATCCTGGTGCTGTACTTTGTGATCGAGACGTTTGTGGTGACAAGGAGGAAATGGTTGCCCGAGTGCACGCCCATCTACGTGCAGTATTTTGTCAAATTCTTTATCATCGGTGTGACTGTGCTAGTGGTAGCTGTGCCTGAGGGTCTTCCACTTGCTGTTACCATCTCCCTGGCCTATTCAGTTAAG AAAATGATGAAGGACAATAACCTAGTGCGTCACTTGGATGCTTGCGAGACAATGGGCAACGCCACTGCCATCTGCTCTGACAAGACCGGCACCCTCACCACCAACCGCATGACTGTAGTGCAGTCCTTCATCAACGACCAGCACTTCCGTGAGATCCCCGACCCCAGCCAGATCAGCCCCAACACCCTAGAGATGTTAGTCAATGCCATATCTATCAACTGCGCTTATACCTCCAAGATCATG CCACCGGATGTGGAAGGTGGTCTGCCCAAGCAGGTTGGTAATAAGACCGAGTGTGGTCTGCTGGGCTTCCTGCTGGACTTGAAGAGTGACTACGCCCCAGTGAGAGAGCAGATCCCAGAGGAGAAGCTTTACAAAGTCTACACTTTCAACTCTGTACGCAAGTCCATGAGCACTGTGGTGCAGATGCCGGATGGAAGTTTCCGGCTCTACAGTAAAGGAGCGTCTGAGATCCTTCTGAAAAA GTGTTCCTCGATACTTGGTGCTAATGGTGAAGCACGCAGCTTCAAGCCACGGGACCGAGATGAGATGGTGAAGAAAGTGATCGAGCCAATGGCGTGTGAAGGCCTGCGGACCATCTGCATCGCTTACCGTGATCTTCCCTGCGACCCCGAGCCTGACTGGGATAACGAAGCTGAAATTGTCACCGATCTGACCTGCATCACAGTCGTTGGGATCGAGGATCCCGTTCGACCTGAG GTCCCTGAAGCCATTCGCAAGTGTCAGAAGGCAGGCATCACTGTGCGCATGGTCACCGGCGACAACATCAACACAGCACGAGCTATTGCTGCCAAGTGTGGCATCATTCAGCCCGGGGATGACTTTCTGTGCCTGGAGGGTAAAGAATTCAACCGAAGAATCAGGAATGAGAAAGGAGAG ATTGAGCAGGAGAGGATTGATAAGATCTGGCCTAAACTCAGAGTCCTTGCACGTTCCTCccccacagacaaacacacactcgtaAAAG GCATCATTGACAGCACTGTGCTGGAGCAGAGACAGGTGGTGGCCGTAACTGGTGATGGGACCAATGACGGGCCGGCTCTCAAGAAGGCAGATGTTGGCTTTGCGATG GGTATAGCAGGCACTGATGTGGCTAAAGAAGCCTCTGACATCATCCTGACCGATGATAACTTCTCCAGCATTGTGAAGGCTGTCATGTGGGGGAGAAATGTGTATGACAGCATCTCCAAGTTCCTGCAGTTTCAGCTTACTGTCAATGTAGTGGCCGTCATCGTAGCTTTCACCGGAGCCTGCATTACACag gaCTCTCCACTAAAAGCAGTACAGATGTTGTGGGTCAATCTGATCATGGACACATTTGCCTCTTTGGCTCTTGCTACTGAGCCGCCCACTGAATCTCTGCTGCTTAGGAAACCCTACGGGCGCAACAACCCCCTCATCTCGCTCACAATGATGAAGAACATCCTGGGTCATGGAGTCTATCAGCTCGTCATCATCTTCACCCTGCTGTTTGTCG GAGAGAAAATCTTCGACATCGACTGCGGCCGTAACGCCCCCTTACACTCACCCCCATCTGAACACTACACCATCATCTTCAACACCTTCGTCCTGATGCAGCTCTTCAACGAGATCAACGCTCGCAAGATTCACGGCGAAAGGAACGTGTTCGACGGCATCTTCAGGAACCCTATCTTCTGCAGCATTGTCCTGGGAACATTTGGAGTGCAG ATTGTGATCGTGCAGTTTGGAGGCAAGCCCTTCAGCTGCGCCCCTCTCAATCTGGAGCAATGGCTGTGGTGCCTCTTCGTGGGAGTTGGAGAACTGCTGTGGGGTCAG TTGATCGCGACTGTGCCCACTAGTCACCTGAAGTGTCTGAAGGAGGCTGGCCATGGGACAGGGACCGACGACATGACGGAGGATGAGCTGGCTGAGGACGAGGAGGAGATAGACCACGCTGAGAGGGAGCTACGCAGGGGGCAGATCCTCTGGTTTAGAGGCCTTAACCGTATCCAGACTCAG atGGAGGTAGTGAGTACGTTCAAGAGAAGTGGTTCGTTTCAGGGTGCAGTGAGACGTCGATCCTCAGTGCTCAGCCAGCTCCATGACGTAACCAATATTTCTACCCCCACTCATGTAGTTCTCTCCACTGCCAATGCAAGCGTCGCTCCCGGGA
- the atp2b3b gene encoding plasma membrane calcium-transporting ATPase 3b isoform X4 has protein sequence MSTTATMGEMANSAVEFYPKQGGGGAEANHAGDFGVTLEELRALMELRGPEALQKIQESFGDAEGLCQRLKSSTSDGLSDNPTDLEKRRQTFGQNFIPPKKPKTFLQLVWEALQDVTLIILEIAAIISLGLSFYQPPGHESEGCGAGGVGVEDEGEAEAGWIEGAAILLSVICVVLVTAFNDWSKEKQFRGLQSRIELEQRFAVVRNGNVIQIPVAEMVVGDMAQVKYGDLLPADGVLIQANDLKIDESALTGESDHVRKSADKDPMLLSGTHVMEGSGRMLVTAVGVNSQSGIIFTLLGAGEGEEEKKEKKAKKQDGAVAMEMQPLKSAEGGEVEEREKKKSNVPKKEKSVLQGKLTKLAVQIGKAGLVMSAITVIILVLYFVIETFVVTRRKWLPECTPIYVQYFVKFFIIGVTVLVVAVPEGLPLAVTISLAYSVKKMMKDNNLVRHLDACETMGNATAICSDKTGTLTTNRMTVVQSFINDQHFREIPDPSQISPNTLEMLVNAISINCAYTSKIMPPDVEGGLPKQVGNKTECGLLGFLLDLKSDYAPVREQIPEEKLYKVYTFNSVRKSMSTVVQMPDGSFRLYSKGASEILLKKCSSILGANGEARSFKPRDRDEMVKKVIEPMACEGLRTICIAYRDLPCDPEPDWDNEAEIVTDLTCITVVGIEDPVRPEVPEAIRKCQKAGITVRMVTGDNINTARAIAAKCGIIQPGDDFLCLEGKEFNRRIRNEKGEIEQERIDKIWPKLRVLARSSPTDKHTLVKGIIDSTVLEQRQVVAVTGDGTNDGPALKKADVGFAMGIAGTDVAKEASDIILTDDNFSSIVKAVMWGRNVYDSISKFLQFQLTVNVVAVIVAFTGACITQDSPLKAVQMLWVNLIMDTFASLALATEPPTESLLLRKPYGRNNPLISLTMMKNILGHGVYQLVIIFTLLFVGEKIFDIDCGRNAPLHSPPSEHYTIIFNTFVLMQLFNEINARKIHGERNVFDGIFRNPIFCSIVLGTFGVQIVIVQFGGKPFSCAPLNLEQWLWCLFVGVGELLWGQLIATVPTSHLKCLKEAGHGTGTDDMTEDELAEDEEEIDHAERELRRGQILWFRGLNRIQTQMEVVSTFKRSGSFQGAVRRRSSVLSQLHDVTNISTPTHVVLSTANASVAPGNAGGESVP, from the exons ATGTCCACCACGGCGACCATGGGTGAGATGGCGAATAGCGCAGTGGAGTTTTACCCCAAGCAGGGTGGAGGGGGCGCAGAAGCCAATCATGCTGGAGACTTTGGGGTGACGTTGGAGGAGCTCCGGGCCCTGATGGAGCTGAGAGGACCCGAGGCTTTGCAGAAAATTCAGGAAAGCTTTGGAGATGCAGAGGGCCTATGCCAGAGACTCAAGTCTTCCACCAGTGATG gcTTGTCAGATAACCCGACAGATCTGGAGAAGCGCAGACAGACATTTGGACAAAACTTCATACCCCCGAAAAAGCCCAAGACTTTCCTTCAGCTGGTGTGGGAGGCATTACAAGACGTCACCCTCATCATCCTGGAGATTGCAGCCATCATCTCCCTCGGCCTGTCCTTCTATCAGCCACCCGGACACGAGAGCGAGG GTTGTGGAGCTGGGGGAGTAGGAGTTGAAGATGAGGGGGAGGCAGAGGCAGGATGGATCGAAGGGGCGGCAATCCTACTATCCGTCATTTGCGTGGTGCTGGTGACGGCTTTCAATGACTGGAGTAAAGAGAAACAGTTCCGGGGACTGCAGAGCCGGATCGAGCTGGAGCAGCGATTCGCTGTGGTGCGCAATGGAAACGTCATCCAGATCCCCGTCGCAGAGATGGTGGTTGGGGACATGGCCCAGGTCAAATACG GTGACCTCCTACCTGCTGATGGGGTCCTGATTCAAGCAAATGACCTGAAAATCGACGAGAGCGCTTTAACCGGCGAATCAGATCATGTGCGGAAGTCGGCCGACAAGGACCCCATGCTTCTCTCTG gtACCCATGTGATGGAGGGATCAGGCAGGATGCTGGTAACTGCAGTTGGAGTCAACTCTCAGAGTGGCATCATATTCACTCTGCTGGGAGCCGGAGAAggggaggaggagaagaaagagaaaaaag CCAAAAAGCAGGATGGAGCCGTTGCCATGGAGATGCAGCCTCTGAAGAGTGCGGAGGGTGGAGaagtggaggagagagagaagaaaaaatccAACGTGCCCAAGAAGGAGAAGTCTGTACTGCAGGGCAAACTCACTAAACTGGCTGTACAGATTGGCAAAGCAG gtCTTGTGATGTCAGCTATTACAGTTATCATCCTGGTGCTGTACTTTGTGATCGAGACGTTTGTGGTGACAAGGAGGAAATGGTTGCCCGAGTGCACGCCCATCTACGTGCAGTATTTTGTCAAATTCTTTATCATCGGTGTGACTGTGCTAGTGGTAGCTGTGCCTGAGGGTCTTCCACTTGCTGTTACCATCTCCCTGGCCTATTCAGTTAAG AAAATGATGAAGGACAATAACCTAGTGCGTCACTTGGATGCTTGCGAGACAATGGGCAACGCCACTGCCATCTGCTCTGACAAGACCGGCACCCTCACCACCAACCGCATGACTGTAGTGCAGTCCTTCATCAACGACCAGCACTTCCGTGAGATCCCCGACCCCAGCCAGATCAGCCCCAACACCCTAGAGATGTTAGTCAATGCCATATCTATCAACTGCGCTTATACCTCCAAGATCATG CCACCGGATGTGGAAGGTGGTCTGCCCAAGCAGGTTGGTAATAAGACCGAGTGTGGTCTGCTGGGCTTCCTGCTGGACTTGAAGAGTGACTACGCCCCAGTGAGAGAGCAGATCCCAGAGGAGAAGCTTTACAAAGTCTACACTTTCAACTCTGTACGCAAGTCCATGAGCACTGTGGTGCAGATGCCGGATGGAAGTTTCCGGCTCTACAGTAAAGGAGCGTCTGAGATCCTTCTGAAAAA GTGTTCCTCGATACTTGGTGCTAATGGTGAAGCACGCAGCTTCAAGCCACGGGACCGAGATGAGATGGTGAAGAAAGTGATCGAGCCAATGGCGTGTGAAGGCCTGCGGACCATCTGCATCGCTTACCGTGATCTTCCCTGCGACCCCGAGCCTGACTGGGATAACGAAGCTGAAATTGTCACCGATCTGACCTGCATCACAGTCGTTGGGATCGAGGATCCCGTTCGACCTGAG GTCCCTGAAGCCATTCGCAAGTGTCAGAAGGCAGGCATCACTGTGCGCATGGTCACCGGCGACAACATCAACACAGCACGAGCTATTGCTGCCAAGTGTGGCATCATTCAGCCCGGGGATGACTTTCTGTGCCTGGAGGGTAAAGAATTCAACCGAAGAATCAGGAATGAGAAAGGAGAG ATTGAGCAGGAGAGGATTGATAAGATCTGGCCTAAACTCAGAGTCCTTGCACGTTCCTCccccacagacaaacacacactcgtaAAAG GCATCATTGACAGCACTGTGCTGGAGCAGAGACAGGTGGTGGCCGTAACTGGTGATGGGACCAATGACGGGCCGGCTCTCAAGAAGGCAGATGTTGGCTTTGCGATG GGTATAGCAGGCACTGATGTGGCTAAAGAAGCCTCTGACATCATCCTGACCGATGATAACTTCTCCAGCATTGTGAAGGCTGTCATGTGGGGGAGAAATGTGTATGACAGCATCTCCAAGTTCCTGCAGTTTCAGCTTACTGTCAATGTAGTGGCCGTCATCGTAGCTTTCACCGGAGCCTGCATTACACag gaCTCTCCACTAAAAGCAGTACAGATGTTGTGGGTCAATCTGATCATGGACACATTTGCCTCTTTGGCTCTTGCTACTGAGCCGCCCACTGAATCTCTGCTGCTTAGGAAACCCTACGGGCGCAACAACCCCCTCATCTCGCTCACAATGATGAAGAACATCCTGGGTCATGGAGTCTATCAGCTCGTCATCATCTTCACCCTGCTGTTTGTCG GAGAGAAAATCTTCGACATCGACTGCGGCCGTAACGCCCCCTTACACTCACCCCCATCTGAACACTACACCATCATCTTCAACACCTTCGTCCTGATGCAGCTCTTCAACGAGATCAACGCTCGCAAGATTCACGGCGAAAGGAACGTGTTCGACGGCATCTTCAGGAACCCTATCTTCTGCAGCATTGTCCTGGGAACATTTGGAGTGCAG ATTGTGATCGTGCAGTTTGGAGGCAAGCCCTTCAGCTGCGCCCCTCTCAATCTGGAGCAATGGCTGTGGTGCCTCTTCGTGGGAGTTGGAGAACTGCTGTGGGGTCAG TTGATCGCGACTGTGCCCACTAGTCACCTGAAGTGTCTGAAGGAGGCTGGCCATGGGACAGGGACCGACGACATGACGGAGGATGAGCTGGCTGAGGACGAGGAGGAGATAGACCACGCTGAGAGGGAGCTACGCAGGGGGCAGATCCTCTGGTTTAGAGGCCTTAACCGTATCCAGACTCAG atGGAGGTAGTGAGTACGTTCAAGAGAAGTGGTTCGTTTCAGGGTGCAGTGAGACGTCGATCCTCAGTGCTCAGCCAGCTCCATGACGTAACCAATATTTCTACCCCCACTCATGTAGTTCTCTCCACTGCCAATGCAAGCGTCGCTCCCGGGA